TCGGCTTGCTCCGGCGGCGATTCGCCGGCCGGACCGACGACGCTGCCTCCGCCCCCCACACCGGCCCCGATTCCGCCGGGCGTGCTGAGCATCGCGGTAGCGGGGCTACCCACCGGCACCAACGCGGATATCACCGTTGCCGGCGCCGCCTTCGCGCGCGCCGCCAGCGGTACCGTGAGCTGGGTCGATGTGCCCGCCGGCCAGCATACGATTTCCGTCCGTCCCGTGCGGACCGCCGACGGCACCTACGCCGCGACGCCGTCCTCGTTCAGCGTCACCGTGGTCAGCGGATCCACACCGACGACCGCGACAATCACATACGCGCCGCTGCCCAGCGCACTCGACCTGGCGATCGCCGGCGTGCCGGGTGGCATCGATGCCCCGGTCACTGTGTCGGCGCCCGGCGGAGGCGATATCGCCGCGCCGGCCTCACGCCTGCTGACCAACGCCAACACCGGCCGCTGGAAAGTCTCCGCCGGCACGCTGCTCTCCGGCGGATTCCGCTATGCGCCGTCGCCCGCGGCCATCGATACGCTCGTGCTGTACGGCGACACGGCGCGCGTGACAGTGCGCTATAACGTGTCCAGTGGTGCGCTGGCGGTTGCGCTCACCGGACTCCCCACCGGCCTGGCCGGCGCGGTGCAGGTAACCGGTCCGGAGGGCTTCAATCGTGCCCTCACTGGCACGGTCACCCTCACCGAGCTCACTCCCGGGGCCTATCAGGTGATCGCCTCGACCGTCACCGCGGGCGGCATCAGCTATCGGCCCGCGGCCGATACCGTGAATGTCACCGTCAGCGCCTCGCTGACCGCAGCGCCGGCGACGGTCGCCTATGCCGCCCAGGTTGGTCGCGTGGTCGTCACGACCAGCGGACTCCCGAGCGAAGCAACGCCGGCGATGACCCTGACCGGCGGCAACGTCGCGCGGGCCCTCAGTGGCCCCGCCACGCTCGATTCGCTCCCCGTGGGCAGCTACGCCCTGTCGGCCGGCCTGCTCACCGTCGCCGGGGTGCGCTACATGCCAGCCACGGCCACTCAGAGTCTGGCAGTCACAACCGGAAACACGACCACCGTCAACGTGGCGTTCAGCGTCGTGCCGACGGTCGTCGAGGTACCCGTGTCCGGTTTGCCGAACGGCACCGGCGCGAACATTTCGCTCACCGCCCCGAACGGCGACGCGTCGCCAGTGACGGCGACCACCCGCGTCAGCCCTGCGGCGGCAGGACGTTGGCGCCTCACGGCCGGCAGTGTCACCAGCGGCGGCGCGAGCTATCTGCCCACGCCGACGTCGCGCGACACCACGGTCACGCCCGGTGACACGCTTCGGTTGCCGGTGCAGTACACGATCACCACCGGGTCGATCGCGATAGTCGTGGGCGGCCTCCCCGGTGGCGCCGCCGGCAGCGTGACCGTCACCGGACCGGGCGGCTACACGCAGAACGTGACCAGCACCAGCACGCTCACCCTGCTCGCGCCGGGCAGCTACACCGTGTCCGCCGCCAGCGTCGCGCCGGCCGGCACCACCTACCTGCCGACGCCCACCTCGCAATCGGTCACCGTGGTGGCCTCCCTGGTGGCCTCGCCCGCCACCGTGTCGTATGCGCTGGCCACCGGCGCCGTGGCTATTTCCACCAGCGGCATGCCGGGCGGTGTCACGCCCACATTCTCGCTTACCGGTACGGGTGCTCCGCGTTCGGCCAGCGGCGCCGGCACGGTGTCCTCGCTGGAAGTCGGGAGCTGGACCATCAGCGCCAACACGATCGTGAGTGGCGCCACCACCTACACGCCAGCGCCGTCGTCGCAGAGTGTGTCGATCACGCCGAACGGCACCGCGACGGCCAGCTTCGCGTATACGACGACGGTGGCCACGAACTACGCGATCACCAACGTCTACCTCACGCAGGCCATTCAGAAACTCGACAACTCGGTCACGCTGGTGGCGGGTCGCGACGCACTGCTCCGCGTATTCGTCCAGGCCAATGCCGCCAACACCGCGCGCCCCGATGTGCGCGTGCGCATCTACGACGGCGCCTCGTTGCTGCAGACCACCACGATTTCGGCTCCTGAGACGAGCGTCCGCACCGCGATGGCCGAGGGCACGTTGACCTCGACGTGGAACCTGCTGGTGGCCGGTGCCAACATCCGCACCAGCACGCGTGTGCTGGTCGATCTCGATCCGACACTCGCAGTCACCGACGCGGACCGCAGCGACAACACGTGGCCGACCAACGGCACGCCGCAGAGTATCAGCGTGAACACCGTGCCGACGTTCAACGTGCGGTTCGTGCCGATCGTCGTCGGCGCGCTCACCGGCAATGTGACGGCGGGCAACAAAGCCTCATTCCTGTCATCGGTGCAGCGCATGTTCCCGTTGAGCGCGGTGTCGTCGGATGTGCGCGCGCCGTTCACCTCGAGCGCCACCGCGATCCAGAGCAACGACGGCAACGGCCAGTGGCTCACCGTGCTGAGCGAGATCAACGCGTTGCGCACCACCGATGGCGCGCCGAGCACGATGCACTACTACGGCGTGCTGAAGGTCTCGTACACCAGCGGCATCGCCGGGTATGGCTACGTGCCCGGGCGCGCCGCCATCGGCTGGGATTATCTGCCCAGCGGCGATCTGGTGGCCGCCCATGAGTGGGGCCATAACTTTTCGCGGCAGCACGCGCCCTGTGGAACGTCGGGCGATGCGAGCTATCCGTATGCAGGCGGTGTGATCAACTTCTGGGGCTGGAACAGCTTGTCGAACACGCTGGTGTCGCCCACCTGGACCGACGTCATGGGCTACTGCGGCAACCAGTGGATCAGCGACTACAACTGGGCGGCCGTGATGCAGTATCGCAGTGCCTCCGGCGGCGTGTCGTCAGCCGACGCGTCGGGGGAGGGCTTGCTGGTGTGGGGCCGGGTCGTGAACGGACAGATTCAGCTCGAGCCGGCATTCCGCGTCACTGCCCCGGTCAGCGCAAGCGCCCCGTCCGCGTCGCACCGGCTCGAGCTGCTCGATGCCGACGGTACCACGCTGCTGGATACGCCCATCGAGGCGCAGCGGGTCGATCATGCGACGGCATCCGACGAACGCCAGTTCGCGGTCATCGTGCCGTGGAGCACGACGCTCGAGGCGCGACTCGCCTCCATCCGGGTACGCGACGTGCGCTCCCCGTTGTCGGCCGTGGCCCGCAAGAGCGCGCGGATGACGGCCCCGGCCGCGGCTGGTACAGGTGGTACGCCGATCGCGCCGCAACTGCAGGCGCAGGTCGAACGCACCACGGACGGACGGGCGCGTGTCACGTGGAACAGCTCGGCCTATCCCATGGCCATGGTGCGTGACGCGTCGACGGGCGCGTTGATGGGCTTCGTGCGGCGCTCCGGCGACGCGGTCGTGACCGGTGGTCGGGCGGTAGACGTGATCTTCTCGGACGGAGTGCGCACGGTTCGCCGGTAGCGTGTGTTTTCCGCTACTTTTCGGGTGCTCTCCCTAGAACACGTCTATCCCCGACTATCATGGCTTTGTTCGACGTCATTATTCTTGGCGGCGGTCCCGCCGGCTACGTCTGCGCCATCCGCTGCGCCCAGCTGGGCATGCAGGTGGCCGTTATCGAACGCGAAGCGCTCGGCGGCACCTGCGTGCTGTGGGGCTGCATCCCGGCCAAGTCGCTGCTCGAAAGCGCCGGCCTCGCGGTCAAGCTCGGCAAGGCCGCCGAACACGGCATCACCATCGACGGCATCACGCTCGACTTCGGCCCGGCGATGAAGCGCTCACGCAGCATCAGCGCTCAGAACTCCAAGGGTGTCGAGTTTCTGTTCAAGAAGTACAAGGTGCAGTGGATCCGCGGTGAAGGCGTGATCGAGAAGGGCAAGAAGGTGAGCGTCACGCTTGCCGACGGAAAGAAGGAGACGCACGAGGCCAAGAAGGCCGTGGTGATCGCCACCGGATCGCGCGTGAAGGGGCTGCCGCAGGCTGGCCTCGAGCTCGACAAGAACGTCGTGCTCTCCAGCGACGACGTGCTCGTCGCCGAGAAGGCGCCGGCGTCGATGGTGGTGGTGGGCGCCGGTGCGGTCGGCGTGGAGTTCGCCGACGTATTTGCCGCCTTCGGCACGAAGGTCACGATGGTCGAAGTCGCTCCCACGATTCTCCCCATCGAAGACGCCGATTGCAGCGCGGAACTCGCGAAGGCGTTCAAGAAGCGCAAGATCGACGTCCTCACCGGCGCCAAGATCACGAGCACCAAGGTCACGAAGACGGGGGCCACGCTGGTCGTCGAAGCCGGCGGCACCACGCACACGCTGGAAGTCGAGAAGGTGCTGGTGGCGGCCGGGCGCGCGCCGAACGTCGAGAAGATCGGCCTCGAGGCGGTGGGCATCGCCAAGTCGGAACGCGGCTTCGTGAAAATCAACCCGAAGTTCGAGACCAACGTGTCGGGCTACTACGCCATCGGCGATGTGGCCGGCAATCAGATGCTGGCCCATAAGGGCTCACGCGAAGGGCACGTGCTGGCCGATCTGCTGGGCGGCGAGCATCCGCATCTCGTGAACTACAACAACATCCCGAGCTGCACGTACTGCCATCCGGAAGTCGCCAGCATCGGCCTCACCGAGCAGGCGTGCAAGGATCAGAAGCTCGATTACAAAGTGGGCAAGTTCCCGTTCTCGGCGAACGGCCGCGCACGCACCAGCGGAGAGACTGACGGCTTCGTGAAGATCATCCGTGACGCGAAGTACGGTGAGATCCTGGGCGCACACATCGTGGGCGCGCACGCCACCGAGATCATTCACGAGCTCGTGGTCGCCCGCGAAAACGAGTTCACCGTCGAAGAGATCGACCTCGCGGTCCACGCCCACCCTACGCTCAGCGAAGCGATCGGCGAAGCGGTGCTGGATTCGTTGGGGAAGATGCTGCACGCGTAAGTAACTGCGAAGTAAGGGGTATGGGGTACGGCGTATGGGGTACTTCCTACTCCGTCCTCCCTACCCCTTACTGCTTCCATGTCTCTGTACGTCCTGGATCTCGGCCTCACCCCCTACGACGTCGCGTGGTCGCTGCAGAAGCGCGCGGCGTTGGCGCGCAGCGCGGGCACGCTCGATCAGGATCTGCTCATTCTGGTGCAGCATCCACCGGTGGTAACGCTGGGGCGGAGTACGAAGCCCGGCAATCTGTTGGTGACACCCGAGTATCTGGCCTCGCGCGGCGTGGAACTGCGCGATGTCGAGCGCGGTGGCGACGTGACCATCCACGAGCCGGGGCAACTGGTGGCCTACCCTATCATTGATCTCAAGCGCCACAAACAGGACCTGCATTGGTATCTGCGGCAGGTCGAAGAATCGATCATACTGGCACTGCGCACGTTTGGCCTCGAGACGAGTCGCGTGGCGGGCCTCACGGGCGTCTGGAGGGAGGACGCCGGCGAGCGGCGCAAGCTGGCCAGCATCGGCGTCCACGCGCGCGATTGGGTCACGTGGCACGGCGTGGCGCTCAACGTAGAGAACGATCTGTCGACCTTCGACCACGTGGTGCCCTGCGGCATCGATCAGGTGCAAATGAGCACTGTCGCGCGCGAGAGCGCGGTCGCCGGGTTGCGGACACCGTCGTTGGGCGAGGTATCACACGCGGTCGCGGGGGGAGTGGCGTCGGTGTTCGGACTCACGCCCGAGCGGGTGACGCTGGAATCGTTGAACGCGATGTTCTAACCGCGCCGTGTCCGAACGTTGCGAAACGCACGAAAGCGGGCCGCTCTCCAGGAGAGCGGCCCGCTTGTCATAGCCGACGCGACCGAATCGAGCGACTTACTTGTTGCCGCCCGACTGCGCCTTGCTGATCGAGTCGAGGCGTTCACGCCCGCGGATGGCGTTCGGAATGCCCGCTTTGCCGGCGAACTCCTCGTAGAAGCTCCATCCGCCGCCCTGGAACTTGCCGTCCTTCAGGACAACGGGCGTTTCTGTGGCCTTCGCGATGGCGTCTTCGAGAGTGCCTGGCTCCTCACGGTACCAGATCACGTCGACCTTTCCGCCGCCGGCGATGTAGGTCTGGCGACGGAATCCGCTGATCAGGCGCACTGAATCGGCCGGCAGCGGCGCCTTGAGTGGACCTGCGCCCAGCTCCGCGATGACCTGCTCGACCGTGCCCTCTTTAGGGATCTTCTTGATCTTGGCGGCACCGAGGTCGGAGCTACATGCGGCCAGTGACGCGAGAACGAAAGTGACAAGCGCGAGTCGCGCTGATTTGACAAAACGAGTGTGCATAGCCTGACGAAAGGGTGAAGCGGAGAATACGTCGAAGTCGTGCAAACGCAAATGGGGGGGAGGCCCGAAGGCCTCCCCCCCACCTTCATGCGATCATGCGATCGAGCGAATTACGGCGTGACCGTGGACGGCGTCACACCAGCGTTCGTCGACAGCGCACGGCCCTTGAGGACCGTCGGAGCGGCGAACGTTCCACCCGTGCCGACCGCGATGAAGCGGCGACCGGAGACCGAGCTCAGGGCAGCAGGCGTGTTCAGGCTGCTGGCACCGTTGACCGGCTGCGTGAGACGGTACGTCCACACGCGGGTCGCGCCGTTGTCGGCGATGTACACCGGG
This region of Gemmatimonas groenlandica genomic DNA includes:
- the lpdA gene encoding dihydrolipoyl dehydrogenase — translated: MALFDVIILGGGPAGYVCAIRCAQLGMQVAVIEREALGGTCVLWGCIPAKSLLESAGLAVKLGKAAEHGITIDGITLDFGPAMKRSRSISAQNSKGVEFLFKKYKVQWIRGEGVIEKGKKVSVTLADGKKETHEAKKAVVIATGSRVKGLPQAGLELDKNVVLSSDDVLVAEKAPASMVVVGAGAVGVEFADVFAAFGTKVTMVEVAPTILPIEDADCSAELAKAFKKRKIDVLTGAKITSTKVTKTGATLVVEAGGTTHTLEVEKVLVAAGRAPNVEKIGLEAVGIAKSERGFVKINPKFETNVSGYYAIGDVAGNQMLAHKGSREGHVLADLLGGEHPHLVNYNNIPSCTYCHPEVASIGLTEQACKDQKLDYKVGKFPFSANGRARTSGETDGFVKIIRDAKYGEILGAHIVGAHATEIIHELVVARENEFTVEEIDLAVHAHPTLSEAIGEAVLDSLGKMLHA
- the lipB gene encoding lipoyl(octanoyl) transferase LipB; its protein translation is MSLYVLDLGLTPYDVAWSLQKRAALARSAGTLDQDLLILVQHPPVVTLGRSTKPGNLLVTPEYLASRGVELRDVERGGDVTIHEPGQLVAYPIIDLKRHKQDLHWYLRQVEESIILALRTFGLETSRVAGLTGVWREDAGERRKLASIGVHARDWVTWHGVALNVENDLSTFDHVVPCGIDQVQMSTVARESAVAGLRTPSLGEVSHAVAGGVASVFGLTPERVTLESLNAMF